The following coding sequences lie in one Deltaproteobacteria bacterium genomic window:
- the amrB gene encoding AmmeMemoRadiSam system protein B yields the protein MEGTAVEYPRIRPDVNAFPLSVEGQAMICFQDSQRLSEGTLIPQAVFARIVAFFDGRHSIRDIQYEAMKRYGELLYTEQIEAVAEQLDRALLLESPRFRQALDGLMEDFHKGPVRPSFFSGKSYASDPSGLKVEMEGYFTKQGGPGGFSRSRRASGLRGILAPHIDFQRGGHCYAWAYRAVAEAEEADLYIILGIAHAPSKGRFSVTLKDFETPLGVARTDRDFVNALSRRCSQDIFLDEFLHRSEHSVEFQVVFLQYVLGPEMKAAIVPILCGSFDDYLQQGKVPEEDPQVAEFLGALRSVAIESQKRICFISGVDLSHMGPQFGDAGAMDGLSRSRIQQEDLETLEKVACVDADGFLRLLQRDMNRRRICGFPAIYVQLRTMEALRGEVLKYDQGATPDGRSMVSFAALAFYG from the coding sequence TTGGAAGGGACCGCGGTGGAGTATCCGAGAATCAGGCCAGATGTGAACGCCTTTCCCCTCTCCGTAGAGGGCCAAGCCATGATCTGCTTCCAGGACAGCCAGAGGCTGAGCGAAGGCACACTCATTCCGCAGGCGGTATTCGCTCGAATCGTCGCTTTTTTTGACGGCCGGCACTCTATCAGGGATATCCAATACGAGGCCATGAAGCGTTACGGGGAACTTCTCTATACCGAACAGATTGAGGCGGTGGCCGAACAGCTCGACAGGGCTCTCCTTTTGGAAAGCCCCAGGTTCCGGCAGGCCCTGGACGGCCTCATGGAGGACTTCCACAAGGGGCCGGTACGGCCATCCTTCTTTTCAGGAAAGAGCTATGCCAGCGACCCTTCCGGGCTGAAAGTCGAGATGGAGGGGTACTTCACCAAGCAAGGCGGCCCAGGTGGCTTCAGCCGGAGCAGGAGAGCCTCTGGTTTGAGAGGGATCCTGGCGCCACACATCGATTTTCAGAGGGGAGGGCACTGCTATGCCTGGGCCTACAGGGCCGTAGCCGAAGCGGAAGAGGCCGACCTTTACATCATTCTTGGAATTGCCCATGCGCCTTCAAAGGGCCGCTTCAGCGTGACGTTGAAGGACTTCGAAACCCCTCTCGGAGTCGCAAGAACGGACAGGGACTTTGTGAATGCTCTGAGCAGGCGGTGCTCCCAAGACATCTTTCTCGATGAGTTCCTCCACCGGTCCGAACATTCGGTCGAATTCCAGGTGGTTTTTCTCCAGTACGTGCTCGGGCCGGAGATGAAAGCCGCAATCGTGCCGATTCTGTGTGGTTCCTTTGACGACTATCTCCAACAGGGGAAGGTTCCGGAAGAAGATCCCCAGGTGGCGGAGTTTCTGGGTGCTCTGAGATCCGTGGCGATTGAATCCCAAAAGCGGATCTGCTTTATCTCCGGGGTTGATCTTTCCCATATGGGACCTCAGTTCGGAGACGCAGGGGCAATGGACGGTCTGAGCCGTTCGAGGATTCAACAAGAGGATCTGGAGACCCTGGAAAAAGTCGCGTGTGTCGACGCGGATGGATTCCTGAGGCTCCTCCAGAGAGATATGAACCGGAGAAGAATCTGCGGTTTTCCGGCCATTTACGTCCAGCTCAGAACCATGGAGGCCCTCAGGGGCGA